The segment AGATCATCGATCTTTCGCCCTCGACCATGACCGAGGCGCTTTTCGCCGGCTCCATCGACGCCTTTGCCGCCAGCGAACCCACGCCGTCCGTGGCCGAGACCAAGGGCGCGCGCCAGCTCGTCGACCTGTCCGGGCTCGGCAACGAGTATCCGATCATGATGCTGGCCCGCAAAAAGTATGTCGCGGCCAACAAGAAGGCCCTGACCCTGTTTTTCGCGGCGCTTAAAAAGGCCGAGGCCTACGCGGCGGCCCATCCCGAGGAGACGGCCCGGATCATGGCCGCGCAGACCGGGTTGCCCCTGCCCGCGACCAAGGCGGCGCTGGCCCGGCATATCTACAAGCTGCGCCTGGACGACGGTATCGTGAAAAGCCTGTCCGCCACGGCGGATTTTCTGGTGCGCGAAAAGGTGCTCCCGGCCGCGCCGGACATGGCCGTGGTCATCGACCGGGAGTTCGTGAACTAAGCGCTAGCGGATGAAGTAGCCCACCGCGCGCCAGGTTCCGTCGGCCTGGCGCGCGAAGGTCACGGTCTCGACGGCGCTTTTCTTCTTGGCGAAGCGGGCGTCGAAGGCCATGACGACGTACGCGCCGTCCGGAGCGCCGGGCAGGGAGGTCTTGCTCTCGGCCCGGGCGAGGCTGCGGGAGGCGAGGGCGCCGAGGGGCTGGCGAAAGGCGGTCAGGGCCTTGATCCAGTTTTCTTTCGTGACGGCGGCCTGGAAAAAGGGCGCGGCTTCCTGCCAGCTCTTGCCGTAATCGCCGGCGTCGATGAGTCCGAGCCAGGCTTTCGCGGCGGTCACGGCCGGTTTCTCCGCGTCGGTCACGGTGGCGTCGGCGGCCGCCAGGGGCGCGGCCCCCAAAAGCAGGATCAGGACGAGCAAAGAAGCGATACGCGTTTTCATGAGGTACTCCAGGTGGGTAGGGAGATCAGAATCCGTGTTGTTTCAGGAAGCCTTCCGTGATCTTCGAGGCCTTCCCGGCCTTGGCCTCCTGCCAGGGCCCGAGCATGCGCAGCACGTATTTCCCCAGCATGTCCGTCTCCATATTGAGGGAGACGCCGGGCTTCCAGGCGGCGATGGTGGTCGCGCCCTGGGTCGAGGGAATGACGTTGACCGTGAGAAACCCGTCGCCGCAGTCGTTGACGGTCAGGCTCACCCCGTCGAGGGCCACCGAGCCCTTGGGCACCACGAACGGGGAAAATTCCTCGGGAAAGGTGATCTTGTAGCGCACAGACTGGCCGAGCCGCGTCACCGACTCCACGGCGGCCAGGCAGTCCACGTGCCCGGACACCAGATGCCCGCCGAGGCGGTCGCCAAGGGCCAGGGCGCGTTCCAGGTTGACCTGGCTGCCGGGCTTGAGCTTGCCGAGGCCCGACTTGGACAGCGTCTCGGCCGAGGCGTAGGCGGTGAATTCCCGGTCCTTGGCCGTCTCCACGGTCAGGCAGGCGCCGTTTACGGCGATGGATTCGCCGATGACGATATTGTCCAGGTCGAAAAGCGCCTGGATGCGAAAGCGCGTCTCGTCGCCGCGCGCGTCCATGGCCGCCACGCGGCCAAGTCCCATCACCAGTCCGGTAAACATCGCGTATCCTTGCAAGAAGGCGGCTCGGTCGCCGCCGGGGTCGTTAGTTGACGTTGACGGATCGCAGCACCGCGTCGAACCGCTTGATCTTGTGCTCCAGCCGGCTCTTGCGCATGGCCTGGCGCTTGTCTTCCCGCTCCCGGGGCGTGTCCGGCGGCCAGCCGTAGACGTCGTCCACGAGCTCGATGATTTTGCCCACGAGGTCGGCGAACGTGTGGTCCTTGGTGTCCTCCACGCCGCTGTCCCGCTTGCCCGCATGGCGCAGCGAGGCGTGGACCTGGAGATTGACCCAGGCGGCCCGCATGGGTTTGCCCAGGCGCAGATATTCGGCGTCCGACAGATTGGCGGCCAGATCCTCGCGCAGCACCGGCTTGGTCTTTTCCCACAAGGCGACGATGTGCTGCTTGTACGTGGCGTCCCCGGGCTCATCCACGGAAAAGGCGGGACGCTCGGCGGCGCATACGGGCCGAAGCCCCAACGAAAGGAGAATGGCGGCCAACAAAATGGCCAGCCGGCCTCGATGTGCGATGTTCATGCCGTGCTCCTTCCGGGGAAACGCGCCCTGCGGCGGTCAGGCCCCCTCGCGTTGCAGCAGGTATTTTTTCATGTCCACGCCCGGGCCGAATCCGACCAGGGCGCCGCTCGATCCCACTACCCGGTGGCAGGGGATGAGCAGCGGAAAGGGGTTGGCGGCCATGACCCGGCCCACGGCCCTGGCCGCCTTGGGCCGGCCCACCCGGGCGGCCAGCCAGCCGTAGCTGACTTTTTGCCCCAGGGGAACCCGGGTCAGGGCGTTAAGCACCTGCCGGGAAAAATCCGATACGCCCCGCCAGGAAAGCGGCAACTCGGGCCAGTCCGGCTCCTTGCCGGCCACATAGCGGCCAAGCGCTGCCTGCAAGGCCTCGCCGGCCGGGGTGGCAAGCGACGGCTCCTGTCCCTCGGACCACATGAGGCGCAGTTTGAGGACCTCGCCGCCGCCCCACTCGATGCCGAGCGCCAGCGGTTTCGCCACGCACATTTCGCTCAGGGTGGGGCTGGGGCTGCTCATGGTGTGTGCCTCCGGGTGTGGTGGGGGAGGAGGCGGGTGCCTCCGGCGGCCTGGGGGACCTTTTTTGAAAAAAAGGTTCCCCAGGACCCCTCCAAAAAACT is part of the Solidesulfovibrio fructosivorans JJ] genome and harbors:
- a CDS encoding DUF4019 domain-containing protein — encoded protein: MKTRIASLLVLILLLGAAPLAAADATVTDAEKPAVTAAKAWLGLIDAGDYGKSWQEAAPFFQAAVTKENWIKALTAFRQPLGALASRSLARAESKTSLPGAPDGAYVVMAFDARFAKKKSAVETVTFARQADGTWRAVGYFIR
- a CDS encoding riboflavin synthase; translated protein: MFTGLVMGLGRVAAMDARGDETRFRIQALFDLDNIVIGESIAVNGACLTVETAKDREFTAYASAETLSKSGLGKLKPGSQVNLERALALGDRLGGHLVSGHVDCLAAVESVTRLGQSVRYKITFPEEFSPFVVPKGSVALDGVSLTVNDCGDGFLTVNVIPSTQGATTIAAWKPGVSLNMETDMLGKYVLRMLGPWQEAKAGKASKITEGFLKQHGF
- a CDS encoding methylated-DNA--[protein]-cysteine S-methyltransferase; the protein is MSSPSPTLSEMCVAKPLALGIEWGGGEVLKLRLMWSEGQEPSLATPAGEALQAALGRYVAGKEPDWPELPLSWRGVSDFSRQVLNALTRVPLGQKVSYGWLAARVGRPKAARAVGRVMAANPFPLLIPCHRVVGSSGALVGFGPGVDMKKYLLQREGA